The Mesorhizobium sp. AR10 genome includes the window TTGCGGGCAGGCCTTCACCTTCCGTGCCGAGATAGAGCGCCAGTCGTTCCACTCTTCTCGCGTCGCGAATGTCGGTTCGACCGCGAGGCGACAGGGCGAACTGGCTGAAGCCCAGCCGGTCGAGCGCCGCGGTGAAGCCGGCGGTGTCGCCGAACGATGCAAAGGGAACTTTCAGCGCCGCGCCGACCGAGACGCGGATCGCCTTGCGGTACAGCGGATCGCAGCAGGTCGCGTCCAGAAGCACGGCATCGGCGCCAAGGGCGGCGGCGTTGCGGAAGATCGAACCCATATTGTCATGGTTGGCGATGCCGACCAGTACGACCAACAGCGCGCTGGCGGGCAAGGTGTCCAGCAAGGCCTCGGCCGGCTGCAAGGTGCCCTTGCTGCCGATCGCCAATATGCCACGGTGCATGTGAAAACCGGCGATCCTGTCCATGACCTCGCTGGCCACGACATAGACCGGAAGGTCCAATGGTGCCTTGCGCAAGGTCTCATCGAGGCCGGCCAGCCGGTTTTCAAGAACCAGAACCGACTCAACGGCAAAGCGCCCGGCCGAGAGCAGCACGTCCAGCACCACCTTGCCTTCGGCAATGAAGCGGCCGTGCCGGCCGGTGAGATCGCGTTCGCGGATATCGAGATAGGCGGCGACGCGCGGATCTTGTGGATCATCGATATGGACCGGAACCACGTGCACCTCGCGGACGAAAAACCGTCAGCGAGGTAAGGGACGATCCGGCCTGCCGGTCAAGTCCCGGCGCGGCGCAGGCGGTAGGCCATCTGGGATAACTCACCTTCGCCGAAAATGCCGTCCAGCATGGTGAGGAGTTCGCGCACAGCTCCGGATTTGCAGGAATAATAGATCATCTGCCGGTCGCGGCGGGTCTCGACAAGATCGAGGGCCCGCAGCTTGGCCAGATGCTGCGACAGAGCGGATTGGCTGAGCATGACCTTTTCGGCGATGGCGCCGACCGACATTTCACCGTCGATCAGGTAGCTCATGATCAACAACCGTTTTTCGTTGCCCATCAGCGTGAGAAATGTGGCCGCTGATCCGGCGTTGGCAATTAGCTTGGTCGAGACCATCGATCCCCCATGTTTTCCAGCTCATCCGAACGCTATGGGGGCAATAGCGTCTGATTCCATAGACTCGCTTCTGGATACGCGCTGCTGAATCAGCGACATATGGAATCGTAGAACATTTCGTCCAAATCTCAAGACTTGCTTTCGATTTATGACGATAAACTACCGACTTTGTGAATAGCCGGCTGCCGTCCGGTCCTGGCCATGTCGACCAGAACATGCCGCAGGTCGCGCGCCGTCTTCAGGGGCTCAGGAAAAAAGACCCGGCAAATGCTGTCACCCGACGCCAGGTCCATGCCTTCGGCGTCGAAACCGGTGAGGGTCCAGCCATCGCCTTTGGCCTTGGCGAAATGACGCGCGTACACGGCGATTGCGTCGAGATGGTCGGCATTCATGTGGTCGAGGGCTGATTGTTCGCCGGCGGCAAGTTCGTCGACGATCGGTCCGGCGGCGATCAGATTCGAACGATCGAGCAAATAGGCCTTGCCAAAGCCGCCATTGAGGCTGGCGCGCTCGGGCTCGAGGCGGAAGATCGAGAAGTCGCCAAGCCCGGCATAGAGTTTCGCCTTGGGATTGCGGTTGAGATAACGCCGCTCGGCGCGGACGTGCTCGTTCGATCCACGCTCAAGCCGCACCGCCCGGCAGACCAGCGTCAATCGCGGGTGCGCCAGCGGATCGCCTTTGCCGGGTTCGCCGACAAGCAAGGAGCAACGCGGGTCGGCGAGAACCGCTCGCGTGTGGGCGGACAGCATCGACACGAGGATCAGCGGCGCGCCATCGATGTCGGTGGCGATGCCGACCCTGCTGGCCAGCGGCGAACCGGTGCCGGGTTCAATCACCGCCAGTGCGCCAAAACGAGCGCTGCGGATCAAGGTGCTGGCCAGCCTGACTGCCTCGGCGTCGGTCTCGCGGATCACGTCCTTCTTACGATCGGCCACTGTGCTCACCGCAATAAGTTGATTTTCTTGTCCGGTTATCAACCAATCAGACCGGATCTGACAAGGGCTTCAGTCTCGCTTTCCGCAATGCCGAAGCGCGCCAGCACGATCGCCGGCCGACAGTTGTCATCGGCCGGCATGGTGGCAGGCGTCGGTTGGGAGCCCGAGAAGCGCGGCGCGGGCGCTGGGCGCTCAAGCCCGCCGGCCTTCACAAAGGCGTTGCGAGCACGATTATGAGGATGATCCCTGGCCTCCCGCAATGACAGCACCGGCGCAACGCAGGCATCGGTCTCGGCAAACAGACCGGCCCAGTCATCGCGCGACTTTTGCCTGACCCGATCTGCAATGGCTGCGCGCATCTCTCGCCACAATGTCCTGTCGTATTGTCCGCGGACAAAACGCTCGTCGAGCGGCAGCAGTTTTGCGAATTCGGCGAAGAATCGGGGCTCAAGGCAACCGACGGCGATGTGCCGTCCGTCCGCCGTCTCATAGGTATCATAGAAAGGCGCGCCGGAATCGAGCACGTTCGCGCCACGCGTATCGCTCCATAGACCTGCCGCCATTAAGGCATGCACAGGTGTCGCCAGCATTGAAGCACCCTCGACCATTGCCGCGTCGATCACCTGGCCCTTGCCGGTGCGCGAGCGCTGGAACAGCGCGGCGAGGGCGCCGGCAATCAACATCATGGCACCGCCGCCATAGTCGGCGACGAGGTTGAGCGGCGGGACTGGCCGGCCTGCTTCCTGGCCGATGGCGTGCAGCACGCCGGAATAGGCGAGATAGGTGATGTCGTGGCCGGCGCGACCCGAAAGCGGTCCGTGCTGGCCGAAGCCGGTCATGCGGCCGTAGATCAGCGCCGGGTTGCGTGCCAGTGCGGTGTCCGGCCCGAGACCCAGCCGCTCCATCACGCCAGGACGAAAGCCTTCGACCAACATGTCGGCACGTTCGGCAAGGCGCAGCACCAGCTCGGTGCCTTCCCGGCGCTTCAGATCGATCCGCAGGATAGAGCGGCCGTGGCGGTCCAGATCGTATTCCTCCGGCAGCGACAGGAACGGCCGGCTCGAACCGGCGCGCTCGATGCGCAACACCTCGGCTCCCATTTCCGACAGCATCAGGCCGGCCAGCGGCACGGGCCCAAGCCCGGCCATCTCGATCACCGTCAGGCCGGCGAGCGGGCCGGTCTTGGCCGAGCCGGAGACGTCGGTACTCACGGCCGGGGCACTCATGGCTGGCTACTTCGGCGCCATGCGAATGGCGCCATCGAGGCGGATGGTCTCGCCGTTCAGCATCTGGTTCTCGACGATATGGAGCACAAGTGCCGCATATTCGGAAGGCTCACCCAGACGCGACGGGAAGGGCACCGCAGCCCCCAGCGAATCCTGGACGTCCTGCGGCATGCCGGCCATCATCGGTGTCTTGAAGATGCCGGGCGCGATGGTGCAGACGCGAATGCCTGAGCGGGCCAGGTCGCGGGCCACCGGCAGCGTCATGCCGACGACTCCGCCCTTGGACGCCGAATAGGCGGCCTGGCCGATCTGGCCGTCATAGGCGGCGACCGATGCGGTGTTGACGACGACGCCGCGCTCGCCGCCCTGCAGGGGCTCGAGCTTCGCAGCGCGGTCGGCAACAAGGCGGATCATGTTGAAGGTGCCGATGAGGTTGATCTCGATGACCTTGCGGTATTGTTCCAGCGGGTGCGGACCCTCCTTGCCGATGGTTTTCACACCGATGGCGATGCCGGCGCAATTGACCAGGATGCGCGGTGCGCCGAGCCTCTTTTCCACCTCCGCGACTGCTGCGGCACCACTGTCGGCGCTGCTCACGTCGCATTGGACGGCGATACCGCCGATGTCGCCCGCCACCTTCGCTGCCCGGTCGATGCCGATATCGAATATGGCGACGTCGGCGCCTTTCGCGGCAAGAGCGCGGGCTGTCGCCTCGCCGAGGCCAGAGCCGCCGCCGGTGACGATCGCAATCTGGCCATTCGGGTTCATACCGGTATCCTCCAACCTCTCAGGATCATGCTGCGAAGCCTATTGCATCGGTCCGAAGATCGGAATCGATTTTCGGACCGATGCAATAGATTCGAAAACACAGAGCGGAGGCGCAACCTGTCAGGCGATGGCGGCAATCCGCGCCAGGTCGGCATGGCAGACCTCACCTGAGAGCCGCGCCACGGCGCCCGGTTCGATCTCATGCGACAGCAGCCGGTCAAGATCGACCGGGCGCGGCATGGAGATCTGCCCGCGCGGGATTTTCTTGAAGCCAAGCGGGCCATAGTAAGGCTCGTCGCCGACGAGCATCACGGCCGGCACGCCGGCCTTGCCAGCGGCCTCCAGCGCGATCGCCACCAGCCGGCGGCCGATACCGAGATTCTTGAAGGCCGGCCGTACGGCGAGCGGCCCGAGCATCAGTGCACGGCCAGAGCCGGCGGCGATGCGCGTCATCCGCACAGAGGCGACGACGATGTCGCCATCGACGGCCACGAAAGACAGGGCGCGCTCATGCGGGCCTGCCTCGCGGATCTTGTAGGCGGCCAGCACGAAACGACCCGGCCCGAAGGCTTCTTCGTTGATGGCTTCGACTTGGGGGTCATGCGCCGGAGTTTCCGGCAGGTATTTCACGTCGGCAAGGCTCATGGTCTTTGCGTTCCGGTCTACGAGGAAAGGTTTGCTGCAAGCGGCAGCGTTCGCCAGTCAGCGCATCAAGCGCGGGCGCCCTTTCGTCGTCGGTCGAACCGGATCAAAGCAAAGTCGAACATGCGGATTTTCCGCTAGCACCAATTGTCAGCCTCCGCAATCAGCCGTTTTCGTCAGCCGCCCCCGCCGAGTGACGGTCTGTTCAGTGCCTGGCGACTTCGGCACGGCTGCTTTGCGCCTATATGGGCACAAAGACGAAAGGGCATTGCATGGGATTGCTGGTCGAAGGCAGATGGCAGGATCGCTGGTATGACACCAAAGCCAGCGGCGGCAAGTTCGTGCGGACGCAGGCGCAGTGGCGTGACTGGATCACCGTCGACGGTGCGCCGGCGCAAGACCGCAGCCACGGCTTCAAGGCCGAGCCTGGCCGCTATCATCTCTATGTCTCGCTTGCCTGTCCGTGGGCGCACCGGACGCTGATCTTTCGGGCGCTGAAAAAGCTCGAAGGCATCATCTCCGTTTCGATCGTGCATCATTTCATGGGCGCGAACGGCTGGACATTCCTGGCGGAAGACGGCGCCACCGGCGACACGCTTTATGGTCTCGACTTCCTGCATCAGATCTACACCAAGGCCGATCCTACCTATTCGGGCCGGGTGACGGT containing:
- a CDS encoding GNAT family N-acetyltransferase codes for the protein MSLADVKYLPETPAHDPQVEAINEEAFGPGRFVLAAYKIREAGPHERALSFVAVDGDIVVASVRMTRIAAGSGRALMLGPLAVRPAFKNLGIGRRLVAIALEAAGKAGVPAVMLVGDEPYYGPLGFKKIPRGQISMPRPVDLDRLLSHEIEPGAVARLSGEVCHADLARIAAIA
- a CDS encoding ArsR/SmtB family transcription factor; translated protein: MVSTKLIANAGSAATFLTLMGNEKRLLIMSYLIDGEMSVGAIAEKVMLSQSALSQHLAKLRALDLVETRRDRQMIYYSCKSGAVRELLTMLDGIFGEGELSQMAYRLRRAGT
- a CDS encoding 3-hydroxyacyl-CoA dehydrogenase; the protein is MNPNGQIAIVTGGGSGLGEATARALAAKGADVAIFDIGIDRAAKVAGDIGGIAVQCDVSSADSGAAAVAEVEKRLGAPRILVNCAGIAIGVKTIGKEGPHPLEQYRKVIEINLIGTFNMIRLVADRAAKLEPLQGGERGVVVNTASVAAYDGQIGQAAYSASKGGVVGMTLPVARDLARSGIRVCTIAPGIFKTPMMAGMPQDVQDSLGAAVPFPSRLGEPSEYAALVLHIVENQMLNGETIRLDGAIRMAPK
- a CDS encoding CaiB/BaiF CoA transferase family protein, coding for MSTDVSGSAKTGPLAGLTVIEMAGLGPVPLAGLMLSEMGAEVLRIERAGSSRPFLSLPEEYDLDRHGRSILRIDLKRREGTELVLRLAERADMLVEGFRPGVMERLGLGPDTALARNPALIYGRMTGFGQHGPLSGRAGHDITYLAYSGVLHAIGQEAGRPVPPLNLVADYGGGAMMLIAGALAALFQRSRTGKGQVIDAAMVEGASMLATPVHALMAAGLWSDTRGANVLDSGAPFYDTYETADGRHIAVGCLEPRFFAEFAKLLPLDERFVRGQYDRTLWREMRAAIADRVRQKSRDDWAGLFAETDACVAPVLSLREARDHPHNRARNAFVKAGGLERPAPAPRFSGSQPTPATMPADDNCRPAIVLARFGIAESETEALVRSGLIG
- a CDS encoding TrmH family RNA methyltransferase — protein: MVPVHIDDPQDPRVAAYLDIRERDLTGRHGRFIAEGKVVLDVLLSAGRFAVESVLVLENRLAGLDETLRKAPLDLPVYVVASEVMDRIAGFHMHRGILAIGSKGTLQPAEALLDTLPASALLVVLVGIANHDNMGSIFRNAAALGADAVLLDATCCDPLYRKAIRVSVGAALKVPFASFGDTAGFTAALDRLGFSQFALSPRGRTDIRDARRVERLALYLGTEGEGLPASLLARLQTVRIDMSKGFDSLNVAAASAIALHHFSAIKA
- a CDS encoding HugZ family protein, translating into MADRKKDVIRETDAEAVRLASTLIRSARFGALAVIEPGTGSPLASRVGIATDIDGAPLILVSMLSAHTRAVLADPRCSLLVGEPGKGDPLAHPRLTLVCRAVRLERGSNEHVRAERRYLNRNPKAKLYAGLGDFSIFRLEPERASLNGGFGKAYLLDRSNLIAAGPIVDELAAGEQSALDHMNADHLDAIAVYARHFAKAKGDGWTLTGFDAEGMDLASGDSICRVFFPEPLKTARDLRHVLVDMARTGRQPAIHKVGSLSS